The following DNA comes from Camelina sativa cultivar DH55 chromosome 14, Cs, whole genome shotgun sequence.
TCATTCCAAACTGAACCGGGCTTGCATATTTGGCTCCGGTCCGGGTATAGCTCGTAAATGGATTCTGCCTCCGGGTTAAGACTACTGACCCGTTTTAGACACTCGATATCCTCTGGGTCTACCAGAAGCTTACTACTTCCGTCTTTCCACGCTATAAGCTGCACCATCCAGCAACCAATTACAAAAAAACCACGTCAGCATGTTATATGTACAAACGACATCGTTACATATTGGTTAATTGACTTTGACTTATTTACCCTTGGAGGACCACCAACAGCATTAGTGCAATAAAGCCTAGCGTTATCAACAAGCTCACAATACTTTGGGAATGCGTTTGCGAAACTCTTATGTGAATTCAATTGCGATTTCACTCTCACTGCTCTCTTCACCATTAGAGCTCTCctgtaacatttttaaaaacacaaaattttggttACAATTACCATGATAATTGCATCAGCTAACGGCTAGTTAATATCCTCGGAAATGTGAAATTTGATCAAATCTTTACCGTATGCCTCTTGCTACAGCGAGATAAGCGTCGCAAACCACACCGACCAGCTCAATTCTGTAAGGTTTCAAGATTTGTTGTTTCCCATTTTGTTTGGCCTCTTCTTCTTGACCGATTTGTTTCCAATATTCTTCCGTTATTGTCCCGTCTTCAGACACCTTGTAGCCTGCGCCCATTCGATATCGGTGTTTGTGGACGTTTCTTGCCATTTCGATCATTTGTTCCACGAATGGCTCCCACGATAATGTTCCATCCATTATCACATCACGTCCTTCGTTCAATGCCGTTACTAGTACGGACGATGCAGCATCGGTCGATGATTGATGAAcctaaaatatataaggaaataacaaaaaaaatgtagcaagttaaagaagaagataatgcaTGCATTCTTATATCTTATGACTTATATATACCTTTGTTATTTACAGGTTTGGTTGATTTTGCATTTAGAATGTTACTTTAAGTGAAACCACACAATTGAGGACGTCTAGAACTAAGAAACAACGTACCAATTCAGCGGTTTGAAGCATATCATCATGGTGACCTCTAGAGCTAAGAGCTCTATAAATAACATCCGTCTCCTTAAACGCATCCGCTTCTATGACCACCGCGTCCGCCTCTGCCTCCGACCAAAACGACCTAcaaatacacatatatacatattaaagaaaatgcaagaaaattGCAGACCTGATTAATTTAAagttctacaaaaaaaaagaagaagaaaaaggtgtGTTTTACTCTTGGAGGATATCTTTGAGGACGGTGCTCTTCCCGGCACCCATTCCACCACCCATAAGGAGAAGGACGGGACTTCGTTTGCTGTGAGCCACCGGAGACATTACCTCCGTACAGTGAGGCTCGTTGCTTCCGCTTCCGATGGCTTTCATCTCTTCTACTAATGTCGAAATTACCCTTGTCACCTTCAAGTCTTTTGTCACCCTCTCGAACCTCTGTTTCCTACGTTATTAACAAAGCCATCACTCGAAATTACAAAGTTATGTTGAAGTGGTCAACTTTAGTGTTCTACAATGACTATTATTTaggattatatttattttatcatccCGTCCCGTTAcaagttttgcttttgttcaATGTGTTCAATGCGTTCAATGCATGGAACAATCAGTCACCTCGTCGCTGCCATCACAAAATCCTTGAGTTTTGGTACTTTCTGGTCGGATTCATCGCTTAACACCTGTCATTTTTTTATGGTAAATAAAAGTCAAAAGAGAATTATAtgataatatttcatattcataCCCATTACTGGAGGTTGGTTATAATAAATAACCTAACCCACCTAGCAAACTACATTATAAAGTTACACTCATATAAGCAATTGCGCGAATTATGTTGTATTtcgttaaaataaaaataaaataaaaaatgaggtACCTGAGAGATGAGGTTGGAAGATTGGTTCCAGTTAAAAGCAAAATAAGTGAGAATGCATCGGTCAAATTCTTCAAGGAAATGAACATAGAGAGAGTCAGCCTCAGCTTCATTCACCAGATACTCAAACACATTCTCATCATACCCCTTTGTTTTCAACAAATATGCATTTGCTAACTTGCATAGTTGCGGGTATTCATTTGGATCCTCAAATCCTAGCTGTCTTGCTGCATTTTTACACATACGTTTATGTACTAATCAAATACATGATCACATGATTGattatacaaaagagaaaataatggttaaaagaaaaatttacaaaagtcTCTAAcaatattggttttttttttgtttgggtgaaAGGTCGTTCTAGCATTAATGGAGAGAGGTGGTCCATGTATTGTAGTccattttaaaatcttttatcaCCAAAGTCCAAATACAAATGCTTCCATACAAGATATTACAAGTTATTTTTGCATACAAGTCCTCATAAATTCGTTATTTGCATATACTTTCCATGATCACAAATGAAAATGATCATTTGGGGGAAGGAAGAGCCCAAGAAATACTTATCtgtttttctattattattattataatatagttGATCTTGATTCTTTTTCTATCTTCTTACTTGAAAACAAttgcaattattttttcttttttaaaaaaaaaaatatatatatatatatatatatcagcagAAGTGTTAATCTTGAAATGTATCGATCGAGGATGTAAGTATACGACTAACCAACATAGTGGGAGAACCTCTCGAGGTTTGGTCGTCGACCTGAATCTTTCCTCTCGATTAAAGGGGCGATTTTATCGTCTTTAATCCCCATGGGATCACCTTGATAGAGTTTCCGGCGGCGAAGGAGTGATTCTCCGGCAAACGCAGCAGCTACTACGGCGGCAAGACCACCAAGAGAAGCGAGGAAGAGATGAGTTGATTTACAACCACCACCAGAGACATCTGTTGTTCCTTGTATAGCAAACAAATCAAGAGACTCAATAATAGATAGAgaattataaaaagaacaatattattatatatgctaAACGGATAGAAAGAGACAGGAAGAGCATTACCAGAAGGATTCACCATTTCTTTGGGTTTGAAAAAGTctacaaaattgttattttttgggGCAGAAGAAAGATTGAGACTGCGAGGGGTAGCACTAACTCAACACAACATTGAATtctccttttgatttttctcttctcttctcgtcTTAATTTTGTCTTGACTTTTTTCTCTTGAAACTCATTTCTTAAGAATGCATCTAGTgggggatatatatatatatatatatatatatatatatatatatatatatattatactattatatatgtgaagttgaCATcatgaatgatttttttttttttttgcgaacaAACTTGACATCATGAATGATATAGTTATTTAATGAACGATTAACTTACAGCATATGGGGTGGTTTTGACGAGTAAAATTGCcaaaaatatagtttatatcaATATTAATCATATTAGTTACAATATTTGCTACTAAGTATAGCCATAtttttgaatgaatgatatttttaaaattcgtGTAACGTTATAaagatgcaaaaacaaaaatgtgtttaaataaaaatatagcaataGACACATGAAAAGTAACATATACCAACATATCTCAACTGCTAATACTGTAATATACTTTTCGACAAAATCTGATCCCACCACCACCTGCGTCATTTTGGTCATCATCATTCTGATTTCTGACCTTTTAGTAACTTTTCCATTTTAGACAAAAAACCAAACTCGTGTATCTCGTGTTTTACGTCGCCCGTCAcaatgattattatttatttgggaGTAGCATATCTTGAATATTCACACACCTAGCGTGTAATAAATACAAAACTCACCGATAAATTTGATAAATCGTTAATGGAAGATTAGAAAATGGCTAAAGAATGCTAGTCTAAtagtaattactaattttatttaataaaattaagaagtgacattcaattaattttattagtCAAAGAGTTAAAAAGAGCAGAACGCTGCTAAGACGTACGACAAGACGTGGTTCTTCACTGCACATCACTCATGGAAACAAATATCCGTTCGATTCGATTTAAATAACCGATAAAAGAGATCATCAACCCATCGTGATGTAAAATTCCAagtattatcaaaatatattattattataagaagaagaaacaaaacacatagTTCATCACTTGGTTTTATTTGCATATAGAAGAATCCTAGCTAGGGGGAGGGGGTAAATCTCACACAAGGAGTGGAAACCTCATGATTCTCTCCGACTAAAACAAACCGAACAATTTATTTAAGAAGATAAGATAATGCAAATGAATTTGTTCTttgaatatagaaaaaatagtaTAGCTAGTAAGTAATGtagtttggtaaaaaaaaatattcaaaggtTGGAACGAGGAGCAAAGTACTTGGTATGGCGACCTTGAGCAATGATCTTaccagtcttcttcttcctcagctcaaCACTAACAACTGCAACAGCTTTACCAACACGCAATGCTNNNNNNNNNNNNNNNNNNNNNNNNNNNNNNNNNNNNNNNNNNNNNNNNNNNNNNNNNNNNNNNNNNNNNNNNNNNNNNNNNNNNNNNNNNNNNNNNNNNNNNNNNNNNNNNNNNNNNNNNNNNNNNNNNNNNNNNNNNNNNNNNNNNNNNNNNNNNNNNNNNNNNNNNNNNNNNNNNNNNNNNNNNNNNNNNNNNNNNNNNNNNNNNNNNNNNNNNNNNNNNNNNNNNNNNNNNNNNNNNNNNNNNNNNNNNNNNNNNNNNNNNNNNNNNNNNNNNNNNNNNNNNNNNNNNNNNNNNNNNNNNNNNNNNNNNNNNNNNNNNNNNNNNNNNNNNNNNNNNNNNNNNNNNNNNNNNNNNNNNNNNNNNNNNNNNNNNNNNNNNNNNNNNNNNNNNNNNNNNNNNNNNNNNNNNNNNNNNNNNNNNNNNNNNNNNNNNNNNNNNNNNNNNNNNNNNNNNNNNNNNNNNNNNNNNNNNNNNNNNNNNNNNNNNNNNNNNNNNNNNNNNNNNNNNNNNNNNNNNNNNNNNNNNNNNNNNNNNNNNNNNNNNNNNNNNNNNNNNNNNNNNNNNNNNNNNNNNNNNNNNNNNNNNNNNaaaaaaaaaaaaaaaaaaaaaaaaaaaaaaaaaaaaaaaaaaaaaaaaaaaaaaaaaaaaaaaaaaaaaaaaaaaaaagagaaagaaagggtACATGGAGAAACGCAGCATCAAGGTAAGAGACATTGATCTCGACAGAAACACCGGAATGAGTAACTCCGGCGGCTGTATAAATGACAGCAGATCCAATCAAATCCACCAGAGTCGCCGTTGCTCCCCCGTGTAAGAAACTCCCTGCGTTCTATTGAGGAATTAGAAAAAATTGTTGAATTCGATTTGGATTTTAGGGTTACGTAAGGGGCACTTACGAGGAGATGAGGGGGGACTTTCATGGAGCAAATGAGTCGGCCAGGCTCGATGAGATCTACTTTGAGACCATTCGTTACGAATCTCTCCAGGAATCTGTGTGGCAAATTCGCcacttttgtcttcttctcttcttctccatcacctTCTAGATAACGTTTTACCGATTCTAgatccattctttttttttttctttttctttctttcgggATGGATGATGATTGTGCTCGCTCCTCTAcgtgttttgttatttttttttgtttgatcagATTTTCAAGGGCTCACATTTTTTTgtactatcttttttttcttttttttcatctctcactgatgaTGAAGACCCAATCagatttcacaaaatagacaataaaaaaaaaaaacaattgctaGTTAAAATGTTATAGAATACCTACTCTATACTATACCAtagccaattttttttgtttttaagttatCATTCTCATTGTCATTTTATAATCTTATACTCCCTCCGCTTGAGTGAaatcacacatattaagaaatgactactttaaaaaagttcaatcaatcataaaaaaaacagcataaaaaaaaaataaaaaaatataaaagtattgaaaacatcttatattatgaaaccaaaaaaaacctctaaaacatcatatattatgaaacggagggagtataagaCTACTAAAATACGAGAACTGATAATTATTactcataaatttaaaattttgtatgttATGTGTACAAGttaatttatctatattatttttaatttattgtcaatattatttttcctatatataaaaaatttcaatttctaaaccataaaattgataatatccaaaaaactaatctt
Coding sequences within:
- the LOC104738946 gene encoding uncharacterized protein LOC104738946 isoform X1 — protein: MVNPSGTTDVSGGGCKSTHLFLASLGGLAAVVAAAFAGESLLRRRKLYQGDPMGIKDDKIAPLIERKDSGRRPNLERFSHYVARQLGFEDPNEYPQLCKLANAYLLKTKGYDENVFEYLVNEAEADSLYVHFLEEFDRCILTYFAFNWNQSSNLISQVLSDESDQKVPKLKDFVMAATRKQRFERVTKDLKVTRVISTLVEEMKAIGSGSNEPHCTEVMSPVAHSKRSPVLLLMGGGMGAGKSTVLKDILQESFWSEAEADAVVIEADAFKETDVIYRALSSRGHHDDMLQTAELVHQSSTDAASSVLVTALNEGRDVIMDGTLSWEPFVEQMIEMARNVHKHRYRMGAGYKVSEDGTITEEYWKQIGQEEEAKQNGKQQILKPYRIELVGVVCDAYLAVARGIRRALMVKRAVRVKSQLNSHKSFANAFPKYCELVDNARLYCTNAVGGPPRLIAWKDGSSKLLVDPEDIECLKRVSSLNPEAESIYELYPDRSQICKPGSVWNDVVLLPSRPKVQKELSDAIRNIEKAQLKN
- the LOC104738946 gene encoding uncharacterized protein LOC104738946 isoform X2; protein product: MVNPSDVSGGGCKSTHLFLASLGGLAAVVAAAFAGESLLRRRKLYQGDPMGIKDDKIAPLIERKDSGRRPNLERFSHYVARQLGFEDPNEYPQLCKLANAYLLKTKGYDENVFEYLVNEAEADSLYVHFLEEFDRCILTYFAFNWNQSSNLISQVLSDESDQKVPKLKDFVMAATRKQRFERVTKDLKVTRVISTLVEEMKAIGSGSNEPHCTEVMSPVAHSKRSPVLLLMGGGMGAGKSTVLKDILQESFWSEAEADAVVIEADAFKETDVIYRALSSRGHHDDMLQTAELVHQSSTDAASSVLVTALNEGRDVIMDGTLSWEPFVEQMIEMARNVHKHRYRMGAGYKVSEDGTITEEYWKQIGQEEEAKQNGKQQILKPYRIELVGVVCDAYLAVARGIRRALMVKRAVRVKSQLNSHKSFANAFPKYCELVDNARLYCTNAVGGPPRLIAWKDGSSKLLVDPEDIECLKRVSSLNPEAESIYELYPDRSQICKPGSVWNDVVLLPSRPKVQKELSDAIRNIEKAQLKN
- the LOC104738947 gene encoding acyl-coenzyme A thioesterase 13-like (The sequence of the model RefSeq protein was modified relative to this genomic sequence to represent the inferred CDS: added 181 bases not found in genome assembly), translating into MDLESVKRYLEGDGEEEKKTKVANLPHRFLERFVTNGLKVDLIEPGRLICSMKVPPHLLNAGSFLHGGATATLVDLIGSAVIYTAAGVTHSGVSVEINVSYLDAAFLHEEIEIESRALRVGKAVAVVSVELRKKKTGKTSWFPMRTMISYQMEPDLYPRPRWLS